The following DNA comes from Candidatus Binatia bacterium.
GCAGCATGGCGTCGAGTAGGGTCGTCTTGCCGTGGTCGACGTGGGCGATGATCGCGATGTTGCGGATGTCGTCGCGGGTGGCGCGTAGTGGATGCATAATGCTCTTGAGTGGTTGGGGCCGAACGGTATCGGCGGGCTGACGTTATTGGCCTTGCTTTTCGAGGTGCGGTGACTATAGCATTCGCGTTGATTCCAGCAATGGCAGGTGTACCACCAGGGCTGAGGGTGGTGCGACTCGTGGTCGATGGCATTGCAACGGGGGCACGGGATGGCAGGCGCATCGCAATCGGATATTCATAATCTGGCGCGATTTCGCTACGCAATCCGCAAGTTTCTGCGGTTCAGTGAAGAGGCGGCACGCGGCACCGGTCTGACACCGCAACAGCACCAACTCTTGCTCGGCGTGACGGGCTTCACCGGAAAGGGGTGGGCGACGATCGGGGAGTTGGCGGACTTCCTGCAGGTGCGGCACCACAGCGTGGTCGGTCTGGTCGACCGGGCGGTAGCCTGTGGTTTGGTCCGCCGCGAGACCAACCCCGATGATCGCCGTGAAGTGCACATTTCGCTCGCCAGCGATGGGGCGCGCAAGCTGCGCGCCCTTGCCGAGCAGCACCGCAAGGAGCTGCTCGGGATGCGGCGGAGTTTCGACCTGCTCTATATCGAGCGCGACAGCGCTCCCAAGAAGGTTACGAGACCCCAACTCACCAAGGGGCGAAGACGGGGCTGAAACAGCCTACGGCGGAAGCAGCCTATGGCCGATGGCATATGGCATATGGTCAAGATCCAAGAGCCATAAGCCATAAGCCATACGCCATACGCGGCTCCTCTAGTTGCGTCCCAACTCCGCGGAGCGACGCGCGGCAGTGACGACGGCTGCGGCAACGGCGTCCTTGAATCCTCGCGTCTCCAGCTCACCGAGACCGGCCAGGGTGGTTCCGCCGGGCGACGTGACCATGGCCCGCAGCGCGTCCGGGCTCTCGCCGGTTTCCTGGAGCATCGCTGCCGCACCGGTGATCGTCTGTAACGCCAGCCGGCTTGCCAGGGGCGCCGGCAATCCGGCGTGAATGCCGCCGGCAATCAACCCTTCGGCGAAGAGATACACGTAGGCCGGACCGCTGCCACTGAGCCCGGTCACGGCATCGAGCAGCCGCTCCTCTTGCACCGCCACGGCCGCGCCGACCGCGCGCAGCAGGCGCAGGCCGAGGCGTTCGTCGGTGGCGGTGGCATAGCGGCCGCGTACCAACACCGACATGCCCTTGCCGACGAGCGCTGGCGTGTTGGGCATGACGCGCAGGACGCGCGCCCGGGTGCCGAGCCCTGCTTCCAGGCGGGCCGTCGTTACGCCGGCGGCAATGGAGAGAAAGATCTTCGCCGGCGTCACGGCGCCGCGCAGCCCCGCCAACACTGCGTCGATGCTCTGTGGCTTTACGGCGAGGACGACGACCTTGGAGCCGTGCACCAGCGCCGCATTGTCGGCC
Coding sequences within:
- a CDS encoding MarR family transcriptional regulator; the encoded protein is MAGASQSDIHNLARFRYAIRKFLRFSEEAARGTGLTPQQHQLLLGVTGFTGKGWATIGELADFLQVRHHSVVGLVDRAVACGLVRRETNPDDRREVHISLASDGARKLRALAEQHRKELLGMRRSFDLLYIERDSAPKKVTRPQLTKGRRRG
- the proC gene encoding pyrroline-5-carboxylate reductase encodes the protein MKEEPRRTQATSKQGQRVIGFVGGGNMASALIRGLLAAGLYRADQVWASDVEARQRTSLRRRFGVGVTADNAALVHGSKVVVLAVKPQSIDAVLAGLRGAVTPAKIFLSIAAGVTTARLEAGLGTRARVLRVMPNTPALVGKGMSVLVRGRYATATDERLGLRLLRAVGAAVAVQEERLLDAVTGLSGSGPAYVYLFAEGLIAGGIHAGLPAPLASRLALQTITGAAAMLQETGESPDALRAMVTSPGGTTLAGLGELETRGFKDAVAAAVVTAARRSAELGRN